The window AAGCGATTGATAACGGTATAGTTGCTAGATACGTCACAGATTTCCCTGATGAAGAATTGCTAGGAATCAATCAAGTAATTCCAATTCCTCATTTAGGTGCTTCTACTGCTGAAGCAGAAGTAAATTGTGCTGTAATTGTAACAAGCCAGGTTAAGGATTTTTTAGAAAATGGTAATATTGTCAACTCAGTGAACTATCCTAATGCTACATTACCAATTAACTCAAAATTTAGATTAATAATTATGAATAAAAATGTTCCTAACATGGTTGGACAAATTTCTGCAGTTTTAGCGGAAAGGAATGTAAACATTATTGAAATGCTTAACAAAAGTAAAGGTGAGTATGCTTACAATATTATTGATGTTGAAAATGAACTAGATGAAAAGACAATCAAAACGTTGCAGGGCATCAAAGGTGTTGTTAAGGTTAGGTTTATAGTAATTAAGTAAACTCAAAGAAAAAAGCAGGGGTACATACCCCTGCTTTTTTAGTTAGTTAGGATTAATAGGTTGTATTTCCCAAATATCATCAGCATATTCTTGGACAGACCTGTCTGAAGAGAAATAACCCATTCTGGCTATATTTAATAGTGTAAGTTTTGCCCATTCCATAGGATTTTTATATGTTTCTCCCACTTTTTTTTGTGCTTCAGCATAGGCTGGAAGATCTCTTAATACTAAGTAGTGGTCGTTAGCCATAAGACCATTGATTAGTTCAGCGGCTATTCTTTTTTCATCATCATTTTTACCAATTTGTCCATTTTTCATTTGATCAACAAGCTGTCTAATTTCAGAATTTGAACTATAAACAGACCAGGGGTTATAACCAGAAGTTTTTTCTTGTTTTACCTCTGGTGTTGTTAGACCAAAAATAAACATGTTTTCTTTACCAATATCTCTGGCCATTTCAACGTTTGCACCATCCATTGTGCCAATAGTTAGCGCTCCATTTAAGGAAAACTTCATATTTCCTGTGCCCGAAGCTTCAAGTCCTGCGGTTGAAATTTGCTCACTTAAGTCTGCCGCAGGTATTAGTTTTTCTGCTAAAGAGACGTTATAGTTTTCTAAAAAAACAACTTTTATTCTTCCATTAATCTGTGGGTCATTATTTATTAAGTCAGCCAGCATATTGATAAACTTAATAATGTTTTTGGCTGTATGATATCCTGGGGCAGCTTTTGCAGCGAAGATGAATGTTCTTGGAGTAAAACTCATGCTAGGTTTTTCTTTAAGCTTATTGTATAGCATTAAGATATGTAACGCACTCATGAGTTGTCGTTTGTACTCATGTAATCTTTTTGCTTGTACATCAAATATAGAGTTTGGGTTAACTTTTGTTCTGGAGACAACATTACCTTTTTTATCTTTTATTGCATTATTGTTATAAATATAAGAGGCTAAGGCTTGTTTATTTTTTTGTTTTATTTTAAGGAGTTTAGTTAATACTGCTGTATTTTCAGAAAACTCAGCTAGTTTTTCTAGTTGGCCGAGATCAGTTATCCAAGAATCACCAATTAAACTGGTGATTAGTTCTGCAAGTTCTGGGTTCGCTTGTCTAATCCAGCGTCTAGGTGTTACCCCGTTTGTAACATTGTGAAATTTTTCAGGAAACATTACAAAAAAATCGTGAAGCACATCATCTTTTAGTATTTCAGTATGAAGAGCAGCAACACCATTAATGGAGTGTCCTCCAACAAGGGCAAGGTGTGCCATTTTTACTTGCCCATCTTGAATAATAGACATTCTTCGTACTCTGTCTTCATCATTTGGAAACTGTTTTCTAATCTCATTACAAAACTTAAGGTTTAGACCTTCAATGATATTGTATTGTCTTGGTAAGAGACTTCTTAATAGTTCGGTATCCCATTTTTCTAGTGCTTCACTTAAAACCGTGTGGTTTGTGTATGCAATGCTTTTTTGGGTTATACTTCTTGCTTCCTCCGCGCTTAGGTTGTGTTCATCTATCAGTATTCTTATAAGTTCAGGAACAAGAAGAGCAGCGTGTGTATCATTAATTTGAAGACCAACCTTCTCATCAAAAGATACTATATTATTTCCGTTCTTAAGGTATTCGGCAACAATACTTTGTAGTCCAGCAGAAACCAGTGCAAACTCTTGCATTAATCTTAATGTTTTTCCTGGAGTGTGATTGTCGTTAGGGTATAATACTGAGTTCATTGCTGCGTGGTTAGGATTAATGACATTTTTATAAGCACTATGATAATTTCCGTTGTTAATATCTGAAAAATTGATTGCTCCACTTTGAGGATGGATTCTCCAAAGAGTTAAGCTATTAATATTTGGTTGTTCGTCTTTTTTGTAACCAATAATGGGTGCACGGAAAGGAACCATTTCAACGCTTTCGTAACCCTTGAGTTCGCATTTACCTTTTTCAATTGACATGTGGCCACCAAAACGAACCTTAACAGCACTACAAGCATCTTCAATCATCCAAGGCATAGCATTTTCTCCCCAGACATCTGGTTCCTCTGTTTGATGACCGTTCATAATTTCTTGTTTAAAAATACCATAGTCATACCAAAATCCCTCTCCGTGTAATGGAAGACCAAGGGTAGCCCCTGAATCTAAATAGCAAGCAGCCAATCTTCCTAAACCCCCATTACCAAGCCCCCAATCGTTTTCAATTCTTTCTAAATCATTTTTAGCATCATTACTGTTTGCTAAATTAGGATTAATTTTTTTTAAAAAATTTACAATTTCTTGAACTTCCGAGTTTAAATTTAAATTGGCAATATTGTTACCAGTCATTCGGCCCATTAAAAACTCCATTGAAAAGTAGAATACTTGTTTTGCGTTATGTTCTCTGTAAGCTTTTTGTGTTTTGGCCCATTGTGGTATGATTGA of the Candidatus Margulisiibacteriota bacterium genome contains:
- a CDS encoding glycogen/starch/alpha-glucan phosphorylase; its protein translation is MYNKLIAITKTLSPKAKEILNMMINQIDDSGLSLRGVSIENCSIAELYTTLTNALRKSIIPQWAKTQKAYREHNAKQVFYFSMEFLMGRMTGNNIANLNLNSEVQEIVNFLKKINPNLANSNDAKNDLERIENDWGLGNGGLGRLAACYLDSGATLGLPLHGEGFWYDYGIFKQEIMNGHQTEEPDVWGENAMPWMIEDACSAVKVRFGGHMSIEKGKCELKGYESVEMVPFRAPIIGYKKDEQPNINSLTLWRIHPQSGAINFSDINNGNYHSAYKNVINPNHAAMNSVLYPNDNHTPGKTLRLMQEFALVSAGLQSIVAEYLKNGNNIVSFDEKVGLQINDTHAALLVPELIRILIDEHNLSAEEARSITQKSIAYTNHTVLSEALEKWDTELLRSLLPRQYNIIEGLNLKFCNEIRKQFPNDEDRVRRMSIIQDGQVKMAHLALVGGHSINGVAALHTEILKDDVLHDFFVMFPEKFHNVTNGVTPRRWIRQANPELAELITSLIGDSWITDLGQLEKLAEFSENTAVLTKLLKIKQKNKQALASYIYNNNAIKDKKGNVVSRTKVNPNSIFDVQAKRLHEYKRQLMSALHILMLYNKLKEKPSMSFTPRTFIFAAKAAPGYHTAKNIIKFINMLADLINNDPQINGRIKVVFLENYNVSLAEKLIPAADLSEQISTAGLEASGTGNMKFSLNGALTIGTMDGANVEMARDIGKENMFIFGLTTPEVKQEKTSGYNPWSVYSSNSEIRQLVDQMKNGQIGKNDDEKRIAAELINGLMANDHYLVLRDLPAYAEAQKKVGETYKNPMEWAKLTLLNIARMGYFSSDRSVQEYADDIWEIQPINPN